The following coding sequences are from one Rattus rattus isolate New Zealand chromosome 11, Rrattus_CSIRO_v1, whole genome shotgun sequence window:
- the Mrps24 gene encoding 28S ribosomal protein S24, mitochondrial: protein MASSASVRGLGLRVLACSRELPCAWRALHTSAVCAKNRAARVRVAKGDKPVSYEEAHAPHYIAHRKGWLSQHTGNLDGEDHAAERTLEDVFLRKFMLGTFPGCLADQIVLKRRANQVDICALVLRQLPAHKFYFLVGYSETLLSHFYKCPVRLHLQTVPSKVVYKYI, encoded by the exons ATGGCGTCGTCCGCGTCCGTCCGCGGGCTGGGGCTGCGG GTGCTGGCCTGCAGCCGGGAGCTGCCTTGCGCCTGGCGCGCCCTGCACACCTCCGCGGTCTGCGCCAAG AACCGGGCGGCCAGAGTCCGCGTGGCCAAAGGGGACAAGCCGGTGAGCTACGAGGAGGCGCACGCCCCGCACTACATCGCACACCGAAAGGGCTGGCTGTCGCAGCACACAG GTAACCTGGATGGAGAAGACCATGCCGCGGAGAGAACCCTGGAGGATGTATTCCTTCGAAAGTTTATGCTGGGCACCTTTCCAGGCTGCCTGGCCGACCAGATTGTTCTGAAGCGCCGGGCCAACCAAGTGGACATCTGTGCCCTGGTCCTCAGGCAGCTGCCAGCACACAAATTCTACTTTCTCGTGGgttacagtgagactctgttgtcCCACTTTTACAAGTGTCCTGTGCGACTCCACCTTCAAACTGTGCCCTCCAAGGTTGTGTACAAGTACATATGA
- the LOC116912103 gene encoding up-regulator of cell proliferation isoform X1 has protein sequence MASPGIEVELLVKGHSDLGEVAPEVKPSDSQTSVAIADLEWREMEGDDCGFHYGDGTNEAQDNDFPTVERSRLQEMLSLLGLETYQVQKLTLQDSLQISFDSMKNWAPQAPKDLPWHFLRKLQALNAEARNTTMVLDTPPEAWPTEKGSQTEEGMMYWDPAEDVAADIYSFSELPMPDTPVNPLDLLCALLLSSDTFLQQEVLLKMSLCQFALPLVLPDSENHYHTFLLWALRGVVRTWWFQPPRGLGSFLREDSVVLSRVPTFAFVRMDVSSNSKSQLLNAVLSPARRQWDCFWHRDLNLGTNPREIADGLVEISWFFPSGKEDLDVFPEPMAFLNLRGDIGSHWLQFKLLTEVSSAVFILTDNISKKEYKLLYSMRESTTKYYFILSPYRGKRNTNLRFLNRLIPVLKIDHSHVLVKVSSTDGEGFVRRIRAIMCSVARSPCRRMSVEDMAHAARKLGLRVDEDFEECQKAKDRMEKIVRKIKDVDAYKRDELRLQGDPARKAAQAEREFCQLQWASEPPEKHRAELRRRALELRVQQNGQEPTSGVQEFILGVSSPSPSERQYFLRWMEWGLARLGQPRPRQPPETLLTLRPKLGGPSDLNEPLWPEPLGVEHFLREMGQFYEAESCLVEAGRLPAGQRRFAHFPGLAVDLLLGGLPLELVDGATLSIPVRWVTGLLKELHVRLDRRSRLVVLSALGVPGTGKSTLLNTMFGLKFATGRSCSARGAFMQLLPVAEGFSQDLGCDQILVIDSGGLISGALASAGDRFELEASLATLLMGLSNVTVVSLAETKDIPPAVLHAFLRLEKMGHMPNYQFVYQNLHDLPVPSPKPRDRRQLLDPPSDLSRAATHLEKQGGGFRTLAGLAERQHIWHIPALWHGAPPMASVSLGYSEAIFELKRCLLENIRNGLSNQNKNIQQLIDLVRRL, from the exons ATGGCGTCGCCGGG GATAGAAGTGGAATTACTGGTCAAAGG GCATTCAGACCTGGGAGAAGTGGCCCCAGAAGTAAAACCTTCAGACAGCCAAACGTCTGTGGCAATTGCAG atttggaatggagagaaatggaaggagatgACTGCGGGTTCCATTATGGAG ATGGTACAAATGAGGCTCAGGACAATGACTTCCCAACAG TGGAGAGAAGCAGGCTTCAGGAAATGCTGTCCCTGTTGGGACTGGAGACATACCAGGTACAGAAGCTCACCCTCCAGGACTCCCTGCAGATCAGTTTTGACAGCATGAAGAACTGGGCTCCTCAGGCTCCCAAGGACCTCCCCTGGCATTTCCTCAGGAAGCTGCAGGCCCTCAACGCTGAAGCCAGGAACACCACCATGGTGCTGGACACGCCTCCAGAGGCCTGGCCTACAGAGAAAGGGAGCCAGACGGAGGAGGGGATGATGTACTGGGACCCGGCTGAGGACGTCGCTGCTGATATCTACTCTTTCTCGGAGCTGCCCATGCCCGATACACCTGTGAACCCCCTCGaccttctctgtgccctcttgctgtcttcagacaccttTCTGCAGCAGGAAGTCCTGCTGAAGATGTCCCTCTgtcagtttgcactcccacttgTGTTGCCCGATTCTGAAAACCACTACCACACCTTTCTGCTCTGGGCCCTTCGGGGTGTTGTACGGACATGGTGGTTCCAGCCCCCACGGGGCCTTGGGAGTTTTCTTCGAGAAGACAGTGTGGTCCTGTCCAGGGTGCCCACGTTTGCCTTCGTTCGCATGGACGTCAGCAGCAACTCCAAGTCCCAGCTGCTCAACGCTGTCCTCAGCCCTGCCAGACGGCAGTGGGACTGCTTCTGGCATCGGGACCTCAACTTAGGTACGAATCCCCGAGAGATCGCAGACGGGTTAGTAGAGATCTCCTGGTTTTTCCCCAGTGGTAAGGAGGACCTAGATGTTTTCCCGGAGCCCATGGCCTTTCTGAACTTGAGGGGTGACATTGGGTCCCACTGGCTGCAGTTCAAGCTCTTGACAGAAGTCTCCTCTGCTGTGTTCATTCTGACTGACAACATCAGCAAGAAGGAGTACAAACTGCTGTACTCCATGAGGGAGTCAACTACAAAGTACTACTTCATCCTGAGCCCCTACCGGGGGAAACGGAACACCAACCTGCGCTTCCTCAACAGGCTGATCCCCGTGCTGAAGATCGACCACTCCCACGTCCTGGTGAAGGTCAGCAGCACTGATGGCGAGGGCTTCGTGAGGCGGATCCGAGCCATTATGTGCAGCGTGGCTCGCTCCCCctgcaggaggatgtctgtggaGGACATGGCTCATGCCGCACGGAAACTAGGCCTCAGAGTTGACGAGGACTTTGAGGAGTGTCAGAAGGCCAAGGACCGGATGGAGAAGATCGTCAGGAAGATCAAGGATGTGGACGCCTACAAGAGAGACGAGCTGCGGCTGCAGGGCGACCCTGCAAGGAAGGCAGCCCAGGCCGAGAGGGAGTTCTGTCAGCTCCAGTGGGCCTCGGAGCCCCCAGAGAAGCACCGGGCTGAGCTGAGACGCCGGGCCCTAGAGCTCCGGGTGCAGCAGAATGGCCAGGAGCCCACCTCGGGGGTACAGGAGTTCATCCTGGGAGTAAGCAGCCCCTCCCCGAGTGAGAGGCAGTACTTCCTGAGATGGATGGAGTGGGGGTTGGCCCGACTGGGCCAACCACGGCCAAGACAGCCTCCAGAGACCCTTCTCACCCTGAGACCAAAACTCGGTGGGCCCTCGGACTTGAATGAGCCACTCTGGCCCGAGCCCTTGGGGGTGGAGCACTTTCTGCGGGAGATGGGGCAGTTCTATGAGGCGGAAAGCTGCCTGGTGGAGGCAGGGCGGCTGCCTGCTGGCCAGAGGCGCTTTGCCCACTTCCCAGGTTTGGCTGTGGACCTGCTGCTGGGTGGGCTGCCCCTGGAGCTGGTCGATGGGGCCACTCTGAGCATCCCTGTTCGATGGGTCACTGGGCTTCTCAAGGAGCTGCATGTCCGCCTAGACAGGAGATCTCGACTAGTGGTTCTCTCTGCCCTGGGGGTGCCGGGCACAGGGAAGTCTACACTCCTTAACACCATGTTTGGCCTGAAGTTTGCCACTGGGAGGAGCTGTAGTGCCCGAGGGGCCTTCATGCAGCTCCTCCCTGTAGCTGAGGGCTTCAGCCAGGACCTGGGCTGTGACCAAATCCTGGTAATAGACTCTGGGGGTTTAATCAGTGGGGCCTTGGCCTCTGCTGGAGACAGGTTCGAACTGGAGGCTTCCTTGGCCACGCTGCTAATGGGGCTAAGTAATGTCACTGTGGTCAGCCTAGCTGAAACAAAGGACATCCCACCAGCCGTTCTCCATGCGTTCCTGAGGCTGGAAAAAATGGGACACATGCCCAACTATCAGTTTGTGTATCAGAACCTTCACGACCTGCCTGTTCCCAGTCCCAAGCCCAGAGACAGGAGGCAGCTCCTGGACCCGCCCAGCGACCTGAGCAGGGCCGCTACCCACTTGGAGAAGCAGGGTGGTGGCTTCCGGACACTGGCGGGTCTGGCCGAGAGGCAGCACATCTGGCACATCCCAGCCCTGTGGCATGGAGCACCACCTATGGCCTCcgtgagcctgggctacagcgAGGCCATTTTTGAATTGAAGAGATGCCTATTAGAAAACATCAGGAATGGCTTgtccaaccaaaacaaaaacattcagcaGCTCATTGACCTGGTGCGGAGGCTGTGA
- the LOC116912103 gene encoding up-regulator of cell proliferation isoform X3 produces MEGDDCGFHYGDGTNEAQDNDFPTVERSRLQEMLSLLGLETYQVQKLTLQDSLQISFDSMKNWAPQAPKDLPWHFLRKLQALNAEARNTTMVLDTPPEAWPTEKGSQTEEGMMYWDPAEDVAADIYSFSELPMPDTPVNPLDLLCALLLSSDTFLQQEVLLKMSLCQFALPLVLPDSENHYHTFLLWALRGVVRTWWFQPPRGLGSFLREDSVVLSRVPTFAFVRMDVSSNSKSQLLNAVLSPARRQWDCFWHRDLNLGTNPREIADGLVEISWFFPSGKEDLDVFPEPMAFLNLRGDIGSHWLQFKLLTEVSSAVFILTDNISKKEYKLLYSMRESTTKYYFILSPYRGKRNTNLRFLNRLIPVLKIDHSHVLVKVSSTDGEGFVRRIRAIMCSVARSPCRRMSVEDMAHAARKLGLRVDEDFEECQKAKDRMEKIVRKIKDVDAYKRDELRLQGDPARKAAQAEREFCQLQWASEPPEKHRAELRRRALELRVQQNGQEPTSGVQEFILGVSSPSPSERQYFLRWMEWGLARLGQPRPRQPPETLLTLRPKLGGPSDLNEPLWPEPLGVEHFLREMGQFYEAESCLVEAGRLPAGQRRFAHFPGLAVDLLLGGLPLELVDGATLSIPVRWVTGLLKELHVRLDRRSRLVVLSALGVPGTGKSTLLNTMFGLKFATGRSCSARGAFMQLLPVAEGFSQDLGCDQILVIDSGGLISGALASAGDRFELEASLATLLMGLSNVTVVSLAETKDIPPAVLHAFLRLEKMGHMPNYQFVYQNLHDLPVPSPKPRDRRQLLDPPSDLSRAATHLEKQGGGFRTLAGLAERQHIWHIPALWHGAPPMASVSLGYSEAIFELKRCLLENIRNGLSNQNKNIQQLIDLVRRL; encoded by the exons atggaaggagatgACTGCGGGTTCCATTATGGAG ATGGTACAAATGAGGCTCAGGACAATGACTTCCCAACAG TGGAGAGAAGCAGGCTTCAGGAAATGCTGTCCCTGTTGGGACTGGAGACATACCAGGTACAGAAGCTCACCCTCCAGGACTCCCTGCAGATCAGTTTTGACAGCATGAAGAACTGGGCTCCTCAGGCTCCCAAGGACCTCCCCTGGCATTTCCTCAGGAAGCTGCAGGCCCTCAACGCTGAAGCCAGGAACACCACCATGGTGCTGGACACGCCTCCAGAGGCCTGGCCTACAGAGAAAGGGAGCCAGACGGAGGAGGGGATGATGTACTGGGACCCGGCTGAGGACGTCGCTGCTGATATCTACTCTTTCTCGGAGCTGCCCATGCCCGATACACCTGTGAACCCCCTCGaccttctctgtgccctcttgctgtcttcagacaccttTCTGCAGCAGGAAGTCCTGCTGAAGATGTCCCTCTgtcagtttgcactcccacttgTGTTGCCCGATTCTGAAAACCACTACCACACCTTTCTGCTCTGGGCCCTTCGGGGTGTTGTACGGACATGGTGGTTCCAGCCCCCACGGGGCCTTGGGAGTTTTCTTCGAGAAGACAGTGTGGTCCTGTCCAGGGTGCCCACGTTTGCCTTCGTTCGCATGGACGTCAGCAGCAACTCCAAGTCCCAGCTGCTCAACGCTGTCCTCAGCCCTGCCAGACGGCAGTGGGACTGCTTCTGGCATCGGGACCTCAACTTAGGTACGAATCCCCGAGAGATCGCAGACGGGTTAGTAGAGATCTCCTGGTTTTTCCCCAGTGGTAAGGAGGACCTAGATGTTTTCCCGGAGCCCATGGCCTTTCTGAACTTGAGGGGTGACATTGGGTCCCACTGGCTGCAGTTCAAGCTCTTGACAGAAGTCTCCTCTGCTGTGTTCATTCTGACTGACAACATCAGCAAGAAGGAGTACAAACTGCTGTACTCCATGAGGGAGTCAACTACAAAGTACTACTTCATCCTGAGCCCCTACCGGGGGAAACGGAACACCAACCTGCGCTTCCTCAACAGGCTGATCCCCGTGCTGAAGATCGACCACTCCCACGTCCTGGTGAAGGTCAGCAGCACTGATGGCGAGGGCTTCGTGAGGCGGATCCGAGCCATTATGTGCAGCGTGGCTCGCTCCCCctgcaggaggatgtctgtggaGGACATGGCTCATGCCGCACGGAAACTAGGCCTCAGAGTTGACGAGGACTTTGAGGAGTGTCAGAAGGCCAAGGACCGGATGGAGAAGATCGTCAGGAAGATCAAGGATGTGGACGCCTACAAGAGAGACGAGCTGCGGCTGCAGGGCGACCCTGCAAGGAAGGCAGCCCAGGCCGAGAGGGAGTTCTGTCAGCTCCAGTGGGCCTCGGAGCCCCCAGAGAAGCACCGGGCTGAGCTGAGACGCCGGGCCCTAGAGCTCCGGGTGCAGCAGAATGGCCAGGAGCCCACCTCGGGGGTACAGGAGTTCATCCTGGGAGTAAGCAGCCCCTCCCCGAGTGAGAGGCAGTACTTCCTGAGATGGATGGAGTGGGGGTTGGCCCGACTGGGCCAACCACGGCCAAGACAGCCTCCAGAGACCCTTCTCACCCTGAGACCAAAACTCGGTGGGCCCTCGGACTTGAATGAGCCACTCTGGCCCGAGCCCTTGGGGGTGGAGCACTTTCTGCGGGAGATGGGGCAGTTCTATGAGGCGGAAAGCTGCCTGGTGGAGGCAGGGCGGCTGCCTGCTGGCCAGAGGCGCTTTGCCCACTTCCCAGGTTTGGCTGTGGACCTGCTGCTGGGTGGGCTGCCCCTGGAGCTGGTCGATGGGGCCACTCTGAGCATCCCTGTTCGATGGGTCACTGGGCTTCTCAAGGAGCTGCATGTCCGCCTAGACAGGAGATCTCGACTAGTGGTTCTCTCTGCCCTGGGGGTGCCGGGCACAGGGAAGTCTACACTCCTTAACACCATGTTTGGCCTGAAGTTTGCCACTGGGAGGAGCTGTAGTGCCCGAGGGGCCTTCATGCAGCTCCTCCCTGTAGCTGAGGGCTTCAGCCAGGACCTGGGCTGTGACCAAATCCTGGTAATAGACTCTGGGGGTTTAATCAGTGGGGCCTTGGCCTCTGCTGGAGACAGGTTCGAACTGGAGGCTTCCTTGGCCACGCTGCTAATGGGGCTAAGTAATGTCACTGTGGTCAGCCTAGCTGAAACAAAGGACATCCCACCAGCCGTTCTCCATGCGTTCCTGAGGCTGGAAAAAATGGGACACATGCCCAACTATCAGTTTGTGTATCAGAACCTTCACGACCTGCCTGTTCCCAGTCCCAAGCCCAGAGACAGGAGGCAGCTCCTGGACCCGCCCAGCGACCTGAGCAGGGCCGCTACCCACTTGGAGAAGCAGGGTGGTGGCTTCCGGACACTGGCGGGTCTGGCCGAGAGGCAGCACATCTGGCACATCCCAGCCCTGTGGCATGGAGCACCACCTATGGCCTCcgtgagcctgggctacagcgAGGCCATTTTTGAATTGAAGAGATGCCTATTAGAAAACATCAGGAATGGCTTgtccaaccaaaacaaaaacattcagcaGCTCATTGACCTGGTGCGGAGGCTGTGA
- the LOC116912103 gene encoding up-regulator of cell proliferation isoform X2, which yields MASPGIEVELLVKGHSDLGEVAPEVKPSDSQTSVAIADGTNEAQDNDFPTVERSRLQEMLSLLGLETYQVQKLTLQDSLQISFDSMKNWAPQAPKDLPWHFLRKLQALNAEARNTTMVLDTPPEAWPTEKGSQTEEGMMYWDPAEDVAADIYSFSELPMPDTPVNPLDLLCALLLSSDTFLQQEVLLKMSLCQFALPLVLPDSENHYHTFLLWALRGVVRTWWFQPPRGLGSFLREDSVVLSRVPTFAFVRMDVSSNSKSQLLNAVLSPARRQWDCFWHRDLNLGTNPREIADGLVEISWFFPSGKEDLDVFPEPMAFLNLRGDIGSHWLQFKLLTEVSSAVFILTDNISKKEYKLLYSMRESTTKYYFILSPYRGKRNTNLRFLNRLIPVLKIDHSHVLVKVSSTDGEGFVRRIRAIMCSVARSPCRRMSVEDMAHAARKLGLRVDEDFEECQKAKDRMEKIVRKIKDVDAYKRDELRLQGDPARKAAQAEREFCQLQWASEPPEKHRAELRRRALELRVQQNGQEPTSGVQEFILGVSSPSPSERQYFLRWMEWGLARLGQPRPRQPPETLLTLRPKLGGPSDLNEPLWPEPLGVEHFLREMGQFYEAESCLVEAGRLPAGQRRFAHFPGLAVDLLLGGLPLELVDGATLSIPVRWVTGLLKELHVRLDRRSRLVVLSALGVPGTGKSTLLNTMFGLKFATGRSCSARGAFMQLLPVAEGFSQDLGCDQILVIDSGGLISGALASAGDRFELEASLATLLMGLSNVTVVSLAETKDIPPAVLHAFLRLEKMGHMPNYQFVYQNLHDLPVPSPKPRDRRQLLDPPSDLSRAATHLEKQGGGFRTLAGLAERQHIWHIPALWHGAPPMASVSLGYSEAIFELKRCLLENIRNGLSNQNKNIQQLIDLVRRL from the exons ATGGCGTCGCCGGG GATAGAAGTGGAATTACTGGTCAAAGG GCATTCAGACCTGGGAGAAGTGGCCCCAGAAGTAAAACCTTCAGACAGCCAAACGTCTGTGGCAATTGCAG ATGGTACAAATGAGGCTCAGGACAATGACTTCCCAACAG TGGAGAGAAGCAGGCTTCAGGAAATGCTGTCCCTGTTGGGACTGGAGACATACCAGGTACAGAAGCTCACCCTCCAGGACTCCCTGCAGATCAGTTTTGACAGCATGAAGAACTGGGCTCCTCAGGCTCCCAAGGACCTCCCCTGGCATTTCCTCAGGAAGCTGCAGGCCCTCAACGCTGAAGCCAGGAACACCACCATGGTGCTGGACACGCCTCCAGAGGCCTGGCCTACAGAGAAAGGGAGCCAGACGGAGGAGGGGATGATGTACTGGGACCCGGCTGAGGACGTCGCTGCTGATATCTACTCTTTCTCGGAGCTGCCCATGCCCGATACACCTGTGAACCCCCTCGaccttctctgtgccctcttgctgtcttcagacaccttTCTGCAGCAGGAAGTCCTGCTGAAGATGTCCCTCTgtcagtttgcactcccacttgTGTTGCCCGATTCTGAAAACCACTACCACACCTTTCTGCTCTGGGCCCTTCGGGGTGTTGTACGGACATGGTGGTTCCAGCCCCCACGGGGCCTTGGGAGTTTTCTTCGAGAAGACAGTGTGGTCCTGTCCAGGGTGCCCACGTTTGCCTTCGTTCGCATGGACGTCAGCAGCAACTCCAAGTCCCAGCTGCTCAACGCTGTCCTCAGCCCTGCCAGACGGCAGTGGGACTGCTTCTGGCATCGGGACCTCAACTTAGGTACGAATCCCCGAGAGATCGCAGACGGGTTAGTAGAGATCTCCTGGTTTTTCCCCAGTGGTAAGGAGGACCTAGATGTTTTCCCGGAGCCCATGGCCTTTCTGAACTTGAGGGGTGACATTGGGTCCCACTGGCTGCAGTTCAAGCTCTTGACAGAAGTCTCCTCTGCTGTGTTCATTCTGACTGACAACATCAGCAAGAAGGAGTACAAACTGCTGTACTCCATGAGGGAGTCAACTACAAAGTACTACTTCATCCTGAGCCCCTACCGGGGGAAACGGAACACCAACCTGCGCTTCCTCAACAGGCTGATCCCCGTGCTGAAGATCGACCACTCCCACGTCCTGGTGAAGGTCAGCAGCACTGATGGCGAGGGCTTCGTGAGGCGGATCCGAGCCATTATGTGCAGCGTGGCTCGCTCCCCctgcaggaggatgtctgtggaGGACATGGCTCATGCCGCACGGAAACTAGGCCTCAGAGTTGACGAGGACTTTGAGGAGTGTCAGAAGGCCAAGGACCGGATGGAGAAGATCGTCAGGAAGATCAAGGATGTGGACGCCTACAAGAGAGACGAGCTGCGGCTGCAGGGCGACCCTGCAAGGAAGGCAGCCCAGGCCGAGAGGGAGTTCTGTCAGCTCCAGTGGGCCTCGGAGCCCCCAGAGAAGCACCGGGCTGAGCTGAGACGCCGGGCCCTAGAGCTCCGGGTGCAGCAGAATGGCCAGGAGCCCACCTCGGGGGTACAGGAGTTCATCCTGGGAGTAAGCAGCCCCTCCCCGAGTGAGAGGCAGTACTTCCTGAGATGGATGGAGTGGGGGTTGGCCCGACTGGGCCAACCACGGCCAAGACAGCCTCCAGAGACCCTTCTCACCCTGAGACCAAAACTCGGTGGGCCCTCGGACTTGAATGAGCCACTCTGGCCCGAGCCCTTGGGGGTGGAGCACTTTCTGCGGGAGATGGGGCAGTTCTATGAGGCGGAAAGCTGCCTGGTGGAGGCAGGGCGGCTGCCTGCTGGCCAGAGGCGCTTTGCCCACTTCCCAGGTTTGGCTGTGGACCTGCTGCTGGGTGGGCTGCCCCTGGAGCTGGTCGATGGGGCCACTCTGAGCATCCCTGTTCGATGGGTCACTGGGCTTCTCAAGGAGCTGCATGTCCGCCTAGACAGGAGATCTCGACTAGTGGTTCTCTCTGCCCTGGGGGTGCCGGGCACAGGGAAGTCTACACTCCTTAACACCATGTTTGGCCTGAAGTTTGCCACTGGGAGGAGCTGTAGTGCCCGAGGGGCCTTCATGCAGCTCCTCCCTGTAGCTGAGGGCTTCAGCCAGGACCTGGGCTGTGACCAAATCCTGGTAATAGACTCTGGGGGTTTAATCAGTGGGGCCTTGGCCTCTGCTGGAGACAGGTTCGAACTGGAGGCTTCCTTGGCCACGCTGCTAATGGGGCTAAGTAATGTCACTGTGGTCAGCCTAGCTGAAACAAAGGACATCCCACCAGCCGTTCTCCATGCGTTCCTGAGGCTGGAAAAAATGGGACACATGCCCAACTATCAGTTTGTGTATCAGAACCTTCACGACCTGCCTGTTCCCAGTCCCAAGCCCAGAGACAGGAGGCAGCTCCTGGACCCGCCCAGCGACCTGAGCAGGGCCGCTACCCACTTGGAGAAGCAGGGTGGTGGCTTCCGGACACTGGCGGGTCTGGCCGAGAGGCAGCACATCTGGCACATCCCAGCCCTGTGGCATGGAGCACCACCTATGGCCTCcgtgagcctgggctacagcgAGGCCATTTTTGAATTGAAGAGATGCCTATTAGAAAACATCAGGAATGGCTTgtccaaccaaaacaaaaacattcagcaGCTCATTGACCTGGTGCGGAGGCTGTGA